The Deltaproteobacteria bacterium genome includes the window CCCGTGTGCGAGGCAGCGGCTTTCGAACCGGCTGCGGTGCGTCCCGTCTTGAGAATGATCACCGGCTTTCGCCTGGACACGGTTTTCAGAAGATTGAAGAAGTCTCGGGCGTTCCCGTGAAGACTCTCGATATGCATGGCAATGACTTCGGTTTCCGGATCCTTGTGGAAATACTCGAGTGCGTCCACTTCGTTGATGTCCACCTTGTTTCCCATGTCCATCATCTTGTTCACTGCAAGGTTTGAAAAGATCCAGTTCATCTTGGGATCATAAAAGCCCGATTGAAATGCAAACGAGAGACCTCCGCGTTGCATCTTCTTGATGACGTTGAAACTGACGGCCAACCGTATCGACGTATTCACCGGGCTCAACGTGTTGGGTCCCAGGACCCGGATGCCGTTGCGCCTGGCGAAGGCGCCGATGTTCTTGTGCAGCTCCTGTCCTTCATCACCCCCTTCCGAAAATCCACCGGAGATGATGACCACGTTTTTCACACCCTTCCGCGCACATTGTTCCATGACACCCATGGTCTTCAAAGCCGGTACGGCGCTTACCACCAGGTCCACCGGTTCATGGAGATCGGTCAGCGCCGGGTATGCTTTCAGGCCCAGGATTTCTTCGGAATGCGGGTTAATAGGGAATATCCTGCCTGTAAAGCCAAGGCGCACGAGGTTCCTCGTGAGCTGAAAATTCATCTTGAACGGGTTGTTCGTGGCGCCGACCATGGCGATGGACTCGGGATTGAAGAACTTATCCAGAAAATGATCTACCGTGTTCACGATTGGGTCCTTTCAACGTTGAGAAGGCGCGGGAGTTTCCGATTCATCCGGTGCGGCCGGGCGCTAGTTCAAGATTACCAGTGCGTCCACTACGATGGGCCGGGTTCCGGATATAATGACCGGGTTCAGGTCGATTTCCTTGATGGCGTCGTGCTCGAGTCCGATGCGCCCCACGGATATCAGGATATCGACCAGAGCGTCCAGATCCACGGGTTCCAGGCCGCGCACGGCCTCCAGGATCCGGCGCCCCTTGATCTCTTTCATCATTTCCAGAGCGTCTTTCTTTTCGAGGGGGGCCATCCGAAAGGAGACGTCTTTCAAAATTTCCGTGAAAATCCCTCCCAAACCGAACATCACGCACGGACCGAACTGGGGATCGCGAATCAAACCCACCACCAGTTCCCGTTGACCTCGGATCATCTCCTGGATCAGTATGGACCCGGCTTGCCCGTTCATGGTCCGGACAATCTCCTCGAAGGCGCGCTCGGCTTCCCGATCGTTCCGGATGTCCATCCGGATGAGCCCCTTTTCGCTCTTGTGCCGGACGTCCGGCGAACATCCTTTCAGCACCAGGGGATATCCTATTTCGCGGGCCGCGGCCCCGAGTTCCTTGATGTCATGGATCAGCACTTCTCTGGTGACCGGGATTCCAAAATGACTCAAAAGCTGTTTGGACTCGTACTCGCTAAGACTGGACCTACCCTCACGCACGGCTTGTTCTATGAGTTTCATCTGCCTCTCCTCATGTCCAAAATCCGACACCGCCCATTGTTCTCAGGCGTTGCGGTAAAAGGTGTTCGCTTTCCACGGTTGCGCGTCGTCCGAAACGCGACATGGATATCCGTCGCAGGCCATTCACGCGCACCTTGCCCGAAGCCACACGTCATAAAAAACCGGTAGAGTGCGACGTTATTCAATCCGCCCGTCCCTCTTCCCGGGATGTCTTCCCATGTTTCGAGAGATCTCCGACGCTGTTTCCACAGTCAATCGGCCCAACGCGTCCACATCTTTCAGCTCGAAACTGAGTATCGTAGCCGCAATGCTCAATCCACCGGCAATGTCATCCTTGAAATCGTAAATCGGGGCGGCCACGCGCCGCACACCTTTTCTAAGCTCCTGATCTTCAAAGGCATACCCGTTTTCTCGGATCTTCTGAAGTTCTTCCTCGAGCTTGTCGAGATCGGTGATGGTGTGTTCCGTGACCTGCGGCAGTCCGATTTTTTGGAGCACGTTTCGCCGTTTGTCCGGATCCATGTGGGCCAGGTAGACTTTGCCGACGGAAACGGCATGGAGGTACGGAAAAGCGCTTCCCACGCGCGAATAGAGACGAACGCCTTCCGTGCCCTCGATCTGTTCGATCAGGATGAGTTGATCCCTGTCGAAGGTGCTGAGTTCGATGGTTTTGTGCGTTACCTGAGCCAGTTGCTGCATGCTCGGCCACGCTTGGGAGCGCAACTGGATTTTGTCCTTGAGTCGATGGCCCAGATAAAGCAGCCGCATACCCAGGCGATAGCCGCCTCTTTGCCCGATACGATCGAGGACCCCTCGATCACAGAGGGTATGGAGTATCCGGATGAGCGACTGCCTCGGGATCCGTGTTTTCTCAAGGATTTCCGAAAGCGACAGGTCTCGCTCCGTGGAGGCCATGAGTTCGATGACATCCATGGCGCGATCCACCGCCGGAGCGTGCCGGGAAGCTTTCTTGTCAAGAACCATATTTGGTATCCTAATGTTCAAATATGGTCTTATTAAACACCGGCCGGCCTGTCAAGGTCCAAATGACATCTATTCTATTGCTCCGCCGCCCTTCATGGTCTATGCGTCCATCCCGAAGGGTATCGGCGCAAAAAAGCATTGTGTTTGCCGTTGCAGGGATTTACTATGTCAAAAAATCACGGAAGCGACTCGCTGTGGTTCGAAGAAAGGCTTACGCATGACACAACCGGCTTGACTGCGAAGCAAGGAGCTTCGCGGTATCCTCCTTTCAACCGGTTCAACTTATGAACGCGGGCCAAAGGAACGGTAGGCAAGGAGAAAATGCTTTTGAAACCTGTTGGAATTATAGCCAATCCGGCCTCCGGTAAAGACATACGACGCCTGGTCGCCTATGGTTCGGTTTTTGACAACAACGAAAAGGTCAACATCGTGCGAAGGGTAATCCTCGGCCTGGATTCGCTGGGAGTTCGCACGGTCTTCTTCATGCCGGACTTTTACGGCATCGGGGTCCGCGCCATGGACGGACTGGATGTGTCCCTCGATGTTTGCTTCCTGCAAATGGAGCCCGAAGGAACCCAGGACGATTCGACCCGGGCCGCCCGGCTCATGAACGAGCTGGGGGTGGCCTGTATCATCACCCTGGGCGGCGACGGCACTAACCGTGCCGTGGCCAAGACCTGCCGGAACACACCCCTCCTGCCCATATCCACCGGAACCAACAACGTGTTTCCCGCCGTGGTGGAAGGCACCCTGGCCGGTATCGCCGCGGGCGTGACCGCGCTGAATTCCGCTTCCGACGCCGAGTTCATCAAGCGGGTTCCGCGTCTGGAAATCCGGCGGAGCACCCAACTGGTGGACATGGCCCTCGTAGACGTAGTCGTGTCCGAACCCGGTTTTATTGCATCCCGGGCCTTGTGGGACGTTTCGAAACTTCGGGAGATTTTCCTGGCCAGGGCGGAGCCCGAGAACATCGGGTTCTCTTCCATAGGCGGACTTCTTTGCGGATTGAACCCGGACTCGGGAAAGGGCGTGCATATTATCATTGGTGAAGGAAATTGTAGGGTCAAAGCCCCCATTGCTCCGGGTCTGATTCGCACGGTCCCCATTAAGGAGTTCCGCATTTTCGAGCCGGGCGAGGAAATCCCGATTTCTCAAACACCCGCCATGATTGCTGTGGACGGCGAACGAGAGCTGGTTGTCAAACAAGGAGATCGGTTATCCGTGGCCCTGAACCTCGAGGGCCCCAGGGTGGTCGATATCGCCCTGGCCTTGAGGCAAGCCTCGGACAAAGGTCTTTTCTTTGAACCTCAATCTTAGGGAGACGGATCATGGAACTACCAAAGGAAAAGCTTCTTGGGATGTACAAAACCATGGTGGCCATCCGGGGATTCGAGGAGTCCCTCGCCGACGCGGTCGCCAACGGAACCCTTCCGGGTTTCGTCCACCTTGGCGTTGGTCAGGAGGCTGTCCACGTGGGTGTCTGCTCCGCCCTCCGGCCCACGGACTGGATATCCAGCACGCACAGGGATCACGGCATGATCCTGGCCCGCGGAGCGGATATCAAGCGCATGCGCGCCGAAATCTTCGGCAAGGTTACGGGTTACTGCAAAGGCAAGGGCGGCTCGATGCACCTGGCGGCCTTTGATAAACGGGCTCCGGGTTGTAACGGCATTCTGGGACCCAGCCAGACCATTAACAACGGCATCGCCCTTGCCTTGAAAAAAGAGGGAGCGGGCAACATCGCCGCCGTTATGTTCGGAGACGGCGCGGCCCACCGAGGAGAGTTCCACGAAGCCCTCAACCTGGCGGCCTGCTGGAAACTGCCGGCTCTGGCCATTTGCGTGAACAACCAGTTCGCCATCAGTACCTGCGTGGACGACGTCTGCGCCGTCGAGGACATTGCCGCGCGTGCGGCGGCTTATGGGATTCCGGGTCTGGTGGCGGACGGCAACGATGTCATGGCCGTGTACGAAGCGGTCTCCGAAACGGCCAAATCCATTCGCGAGGGAAAGGGACCGGCTCTTATCGAGCTGAAGACCTCCCGCTGGCGCGGTCATTTCGAGGGCGATCCACAGCCGTACAGGACAGCCGAACAGATCCAGGAAGACAAGAAGAAAGATCCCATCGCACGTTTCGCCGCCCAACTGCTGGAACAGGGAGTGGCCACGGAAGTAAAGCTGCAGGCCCTCAA containing:
- a CDS encoding IclR family transcriptional regulator, with product MVLDKKASRHAPAVDRAMDVIELMASTERDLSLSEILEKTRIPRQSLIRILHTLCDRGVLDRIGQRGGYRLGMRLLYLGHRLKDKIQLRSQAWPSMQQLAQVTHKTIELSTFDRDQLILIEQIEGTEGVRLYSRVGSAFPYLHAVSVGKVYLAHMDPDKRRNVLQKIGLPQVTEHTITDLDKLEEELQKIRENGYAFEDQELRKGVRRVAAPIYDFKDDIAGGLSIAATILSFELKDVDALGRLTVETASEISRNMGRHPGKRDGRIE
- a CDS encoding CoA-binding protein; translation: MNTVDHFLDKFFNPESIAMVGATNNPFKMNFQLTRNLVRLGFTGRIFPINPHSEEILGLKAYPALTDLHEPVDLVVSAVPALKTMGVMEQCARKGVKNVVIISGGFSEGGDEGQELHKNIGAFARRNGIRVLGPNTLSPVNTSIRLAVSFNVIKKMQRGGLSFAFQSGFYDPKMNWIFSNLAVNKMMDMGNKVDINEVDALEYFHKDPETEVIAMHIESLHGNARDFFNLLKTVSRRKPVIILKTGRTAAGSKAAASHTGALAGENDGVFDGVLRQAGAIRAQNLEEFFELAKAFQMLKPPRGPRLAIVTLSGGEGVMATDSCEAHGLSFARLDETTHGKLKRIFPKWEIPLNPFDAGICMEFHLSDIGGFFDTMLAIPEDNNVDCTVMQMPPTLLEAAGDGPEGGDDMAKAWNAQVVKSLIKMSGVGKPLILWNTSMGAEEHDMAVRLESNSIPVFPSSERAIKAVAALNRYRTFCQGG
- a CDS encoding thiamine pyrophosphate-dependent dehydrogenase E1 component subunit alpha translates to MELPKEKLLGMYKTMVAIRGFEESLADAVANGTLPGFVHLGVGQEAVHVGVCSALRPTDWISSTHRDHGMILARGADIKRMRAEIFGKVTGYCKGKGGSMHLAAFDKRAPGCNGILGPSQTINNGIALALKKEGAGNIAAVMFGDGAAHRGEFHEALNLAACWKLPALAICVNNQFAISTCVDDVCAVEDIAARAAAYGIPGLVADGNDVMAVYEAVSETAKSIREGKGPALIELKTSRWRGHFEGDPQPYRTAEQIQEDKKKDPIARFAAQLLEQGVATEVKLQALKKEADQELQEAIDFTDRSAYPSMEEIFTDLFYEEGRNV
- a CDS encoding acetate--CoA ligase family protein, producing MKLIEQAVREGRSSLSEYESKQLLSHFGIPVTREVLIHDIKELGAAAREIGYPLVLKGCSPDVRHKSEKGLIRMDIRNDREAERAFEEIVRTMNGQAGSILIQEMIRGQRELVVGLIRDPQFGPCVMFGLGGIFTEILKDVSFRMAPLEKKDALEMMKEIKGRRILEAVRGLEPVDLDALVDILISVGRIGLEHDAIKEIDLNPVIISGTRPIVVDALVILN
- a CDS encoding NAD(+)/NADH kinase, with product MKPVGIIANPASGKDIRRLVAYGSVFDNNEKVNIVRRVILGLDSLGVRTVFFMPDFYGIGVRAMDGLDVSLDVCFLQMEPEGTQDDSTRAARLMNELGVACIITLGGDGTNRAVAKTCRNTPLLPISTGTNNVFPAVVEGTLAGIAAGVTALNSASDAEFIKRVPRLEIRRSTQLVDMALVDVVVSEPGFIASRALWDVSKLREIFLARAEPENIGFSSIGGLLCGLNPDSGKGVHIIIGEGNCRVKAPIAPGLIRTVPIKEFRIFEPGEEIPISQTPAMIAVDGERELVVKQGDRLSVALNLEGPRVVDIALALRQASDKGLFFEPQS